One genomic window of Arachis stenosperma cultivar V10309 chromosome 10, arast.V10309.gnm1.PFL2, whole genome shotgun sequence includes the following:
- the LOC130954561 gene encoding probable LRR receptor-like serine/threonine-protein kinase At1g63430 isoform X1: MKKLCTSLLLLFLGLVSMFALVASDSLPPTEVWALSSFKEAMYDDPFLALSNWNTIDSDPCNWFGVLCTTARDHVIKLNISGSSLKGFLAPELGQITYLQELILSDNELIGIIPKELSMLKSLKVLDLGNNQLSGPIPPELGNLTELVNMNLQSNDLTGRLPPELGNLKYLQELRLDRNKLQGPVPGGDSSNFSSTINGMYATNANLTGFCRWSQLKVADFSYNYLVGSIPDCLHYLPSLYFQGNCLQIQNKDAKQRPSIQCAGASPARSQPLVNPNMYVSKHHGASKPVWLLALEIITGTMIGSLFLIALLAALQRWNKKASIIIPWKKSTSQNDSTTVYIDPEMLKDVRRYTRQELEVACEDFSNIIGSSPDSVVYKGTMKGGPEIAVISLCIKEEHWTGYLELYFQREVADLARLDHENTGKLLGYCRESTPFTRMLVFEYASNGTLHEHLHCYGERCQFSWTRRMKIIIGIARGLKYLHTEIEPPFTISELNSSAVYLTEEFSPKLVDFESWKTILERSEKNSGSIGSQGAICVLPNSVEARHLDTKGNIHAFGVLLLEIISGRLPYCKNKGYLVDWVIKNLTKCYVKKRLVWLSGYAKRVYVMPLQAKDYLEMPEVMSYVVDPELKHFRYDDLKVICEVVSLCINPDTTARPSMRELCGMLESRIDTSTSVELKSSSLAWAELALLS; the protein is encoded by the exons atgAAGAAGCTATGCacttcattgttgttgttgtttctgGGTTTGGTTTCCATGTTCGCTCTTGTGGCTTCTGATTCTCTGCCCCCAACTGAAG TTTGGGCGCTTTCTAGCTTCAAAGAAGCCATGTATGATGACCCTTTTCTAGCTCTATCCAATTGGAATACGATAGATTCAGATCCTTGTAACTGGTTTGGTGTCTTATGCACTACTGCTAGAGATCATGTCATCAAACT AAACATTTCAGGATCATCGTTGAAGGGATTTCTTGCACCAGAGTTGGGGCAAATCACCTACTTGCAAGAACT AATTTTGAGCGACAATGAACTCATAGGAATAATACCTAAAGAGTTGAGCATGTTGAAGTCCCTTAAGGTGCTGGACTTGGGAAATAATCAGTTATCCGGACCAATTCCTCCAGAGCTTGGAAATTTAACTGAACTTGTGAACAT GAATCTGCAGTCCAATGATCTGACTGGCAGGTTACCTCCGGAGCTTGGGAATTTGAAATACCTTCAAGAACTTCGGCTCGATAGGAATAAGCTCCAAGGGCCTGTTCCTGGTGGTGACAGTTCAAATTTTTCCTCAACTATCAATGGGAT GTATGCTACAAATGCAAATTTAACTGGCTTCTGTCGTTGGTCTCAGTTAAAAGTAGCGGACTTTTCGTATAACTATTTAGTTGGCAGCATACCTGATTGCTTGCATTATCTTCCAAG TTTATACTTTCAAGGAAACTGCCTTCAGATTCAGAACAAAGACGCAAAGCAGCGGCCCTCTATTCAATGTG CCGGTGCATCACCTGCAAGAAGCCAGCCATTGGTGAATCCTAATATGTATGTGTCGAAGCATCATGGAGCATCAAAACCTGTTTGGCTTCTGGCTCTAGAAATAATAACGGGAACCATGATTGGTTCTCTCTTCCTGATTGCTCTTCTCGCTGCCCTTCAGAGGTGGAATAAAAAAGCATCCATCATTATTCCTTGGAAAAAATCTACAAGCCAGAACGACAGCACGACAGTATATATAG ACCCCGAGATGttgaaggatgtgagaaggtaTACCAGACAAGAGCTTGAAGTTGCCTGCGAAGACTTTAGCAACATAATCGGGTCATCACCAGACAGTGTGGTCTACAAGGGAACCATGAAAGGTGGACCTGAGATTGCTGTAATCTCCCTCTGCATCAAGGAGGAGCATTGGACAGGATATCTTGAACTCTATTTTCAAAGAGAG GTGGCAGACTTGGCAAGGTTAGATCATGAGAATACAGGAAAACTGCTGGGGTATTGTAGAGAGAGCACTCCATTTACAAGGATGTTAGTTTTTGAGTATGCTTCAAATGGGACACTTCATGAGCACCTACATTGCT ACGGAGAAAGATGTCAATTCTCCTGGACAAGGCGTATGAAAATCATAATAGGCATTGCACGTGGGCTCAAGTATCTACATACGGAAATTGAGCCTCCATTCACTATTTCAGAGCTGAATTCTAGTGCTGTATACCTTACAGAAGAATTTTCCCCCAAG TTGGTTGATTTCGAAAGTTGGAAGACAATCCTTGAAAGATCAGAAAAGAATTCTGGTTCTATTGGCAGTCAAGGTGCTATTtgtgtccttccaaattccgtCGAGGCTCGCCATCTCGATACAAAAGGAAACATACATGCTTTCGGGGTACTTCTACTGGAGATAATCAGTGGAAGACTTCCATACTGCAAGAACAAGGGGTACTTGGTTGATTGGGTAATAAAAAACTTGACAAAATGTTATGTTAAAAAACGTTTGGTTTGGCTAAGTGGTTATGCTAAACGTGTATATGTGATGCCTCTGCAGGCCAAGGACTATCTTGAAATGCCAGAAGTGATGTCATATGTGGTGGATCCGGAATTGAAACATTTCAGATATGATGACCTCAAAGTGATATGTGAAGTAGTGAGCCTCTGTATCAACCCTGATACCACTGCTCGCCCGTCTATGCGAGAATTATGCGGCATGCTTGAGAGCAGAATCGACACGTCAACTAGCGTGGAGCTCAAGTCATCATCATTGGCCTGGGCTGAACTTGCACTCTTATCATAA
- the LOC130954561 gene encoding probable LRR receptor-like serine/threonine-protein kinase At1g63430 isoform X2, producing MKKLCTSLLLLFLGLVSMFALVASDSLPPTEVWALSSFKEAMYDDPFLALSNWNTIDSDPCNWFGVLCTTARDHVIKLNISGSSLKGFLAPELGQITYLQELILSDNELIGIIPKELSMLKSLKVLDLGNNQLSGPIPPELGNLTELVNMNLQSNDLTGRLPPELGNLKYLQELRLDRNKLQGPVPGGDSSNFSSTINGMYATNANLTGFCRWSQLKVADFSYNYLVGSIPDCLHYLPSLYFQGNCLQIQNKDAKQRPSIQCAGASPARSQPLVNPNMYVSKHHGASKPVWLLALEIITGTMIGSLFLIALLAALQRWNKKASIIIPWKKSTSQNDSTTVYIDPEMLKDVRRYTRQELEVACEDFSNIIGSSPDSVVYKGTMKGGPEIAVISLCIKEEHWTGYLELYFQREVADLARLDHENTGKLLGYCRESTPFTRMLVFEYASNGTLHEHLHCYGERCQFSWTRRMKIIIGIARGLKYLHTEIEPPFTISELNSSAVYLTEEFSPKLVDFESWKTILERSEKNSGSIGSQGAICVLPNSVEARHLDTKGNIHAFGVLLLEIISGRLPYCKNKGYLVDWAKDYLEMPEVMSYVVDPELKHFRYDDLKVICEVVSLCINPDTTARPSMRELCGMLESRIDTSTSVELKSSSLAWAELALLS from the exons atgAAGAAGCTATGCacttcattgttgttgttgtttctgGGTTTGGTTTCCATGTTCGCTCTTGTGGCTTCTGATTCTCTGCCCCCAACTGAAG TTTGGGCGCTTTCTAGCTTCAAAGAAGCCATGTATGATGACCCTTTTCTAGCTCTATCCAATTGGAATACGATAGATTCAGATCCTTGTAACTGGTTTGGTGTCTTATGCACTACTGCTAGAGATCATGTCATCAAACT AAACATTTCAGGATCATCGTTGAAGGGATTTCTTGCACCAGAGTTGGGGCAAATCACCTACTTGCAAGAACT AATTTTGAGCGACAATGAACTCATAGGAATAATACCTAAAGAGTTGAGCATGTTGAAGTCCCTTAAGGTGCTGGACTTGGGAAATAATCAGTTATCCGGACCAATTCCTCCAGAGCTTGGAAATTTAACTGAACTTGTGAACAT GAATCTGCAGTCCAATGATCTGACTGGCAGGTTACCTCCGGAGCTTGGGAATTTGAAATACCTTCAAGAACTTCGGCTCGATAGGAATAAGCTCCAAGGGCCTGTTCCTGGTGGTGACAGTTCAAATTTTTCCTCAACTATCAATGGGAT GTATGCTACAAATGCAAATTTAACTGGCTTCTGTCGTTGGTCTCAGTTAAAAGTAGCGGACTTTTCGTATAACTATTTAGTTGGCAGCATACCTGATTGCTTGCATTATCTTCCAAG TTTATACTTTCAAGGAAACTGCCTTCAGATTCAGAACAAAGACGCAAAGCAGCGGCCCTCTATTCAATGTG CCGGTGCATCACCTGCAAGAAGCCAGCCATTGGTGAATCCTAATATGTATGTGTCGAAGCATCATGGAGCATCAAAACCTGTTTGGCTTCTGGCTCTAGAAATAATAACGGGAACCATGATTGGTTCTCTCTTCCTGATTGCTCTTCTCGCTGCCCTTCAGAGGTGGAATAAAAAAGCATCCATCATTATTCCTTGGAAAAAATCTACAAGCCAGAACGACAGCACGACAGTATATATAG ACCCCGAGATGttgaaggatgtgagaaggtaTACCAGACAAGAGCTTGAAGTTGCCTGCGAAGACTTTAGCAACATAATCGGGTCATCACCAGACAGTGTGGTCTACAAGGGAACCATGAAAGGTGGACCTGAGATTGCTGTAATCTCCCTCTGCATCAAGGAGGAGCATTGGACAGGATATCTTGAACTCTATTTTCAAAGAGAG GTGGCAGACTTGGCAAGGTTAGATCATGAGAATACAGGAAAACTGCTGGGGTATTGTAGAGAGAGCACTCCATTTACAAGGATGTTAGTTTTTGAGTATGCTTCAAATGGGACACTTCATGAGCACCTACATTGCT ACGGAGAAAGATGTCAATTCTCCTGGACAAGGCGTATGAAAATCATAATAGGCATTGCACGTGGGCTCAAGTATCTACATACGGAAATTGAGCCTCCATTCACTATTTCAGAGCTGAATTCTAGTGCTGTATACCTTACAGAAGAATTTTCCCCCAAG TTGGTTGATTTCGAAAGTTGGAAGACAATCCTTGAAAGATCAGAAAAGAATTCTGGTTCTATTGGCAGTCAAGGTGCTATTtgtgtccttccaaattccgtCGAGGCTCGCCATCTCGATACAAAAGGAAACATACATGCTTTCGGGGTACTTCTACTGGAGATAATCAGTGGAAGACTTCCATACTGCAAGAACAAGGGGTACTTGGTTGATTGG GCCAAGGACTATCTTGAAATGCCAGAAGTGATGTCATATGTGGTGGATCCGGAATTGAAACATTTCAGATATGATGACCTCAAAGTGATATGTGAAGTAGTGAGCCTCTGTATCAACCCTGATACCACTGCTCGCCCGTCTATGCGAGAATTATGCGGCATGCTTGAGAGCAGAATCGACACGTCAACTAGCGTGGAGCTCAAGTCATCATCATTGGCCTGGGCTGAACTTGCACTCTTATCATAA